One window of the Clostridium sp. MB40-C1 genome contains the following:
- a CDS encoding heme NO-binding domain-containing protein, whose translation MKGTVVATWIKTCRKLYNDDVVDRAMSSIGWKNSKIFSPIENVDDDDVKKVMSYISNDVNVSLGQLWRNIGKDNIQSFFNDFPSFFEHENLYSFLRSLYDIHLEMVKKFPGAKPPLISIEPISDRKAIFTYKSNREMFDYAFGLIDGSAEFFKEKLNIKEIERKSGFLKLEFNFEKDIYYKKVYNFNKLLSFGFVKSIPAKVGIFTIIISIISNIFLIGVKNIPVFLLATIIPPVASALAVSLLMRPKDLIKEEIKIINDNNYTEEKRIVTGDFFEDIFELLKEHRNVIRADFTNFKGVTDEMNTFVANINNISDSMKATSEDISGVVEQMADGAVSQAEMTQEAASALNNNVETLKNIVDSENNNKEELEKAVHKINNSYENVENSSKNIFETLQKFQEVKNKGIELEEKAKNINNIVSIVSGISEQTNLLALNASIEAARAGEAGRGFTVVAEEVRELAEETQNAVKDINQNLAEFVSEIKLLVEKIGNQYNVLENETISLEKVRDISLDAANSIQEVSSTMIKTINDLDKESGYILKISDNIESLSAIAEENSASSEEVSASVSSYTSEIKNLIGNISNFKKTTEEFKNELSKYKI comes from the coding sequence ATGAAAGGGACAGTAGTTGCTACTTGGATTAAAACTTGTAGGAAACTTTATAATGATGATGTTGTAGACAGAGCTATGAGCTCTATTGGATGGAAAAATAGTAAGATATTTAGTCCAATAGAAAATGTTGATGATGATGATGTAAAAAAGGTAATGTCATATATATCAAATGATGTAAATGTTAGTTTAGGTCAATTGTGGAGAAATATAGGAAAAGATAATATACAGTCGTTTTTTAATGATTTTCCTTCATTTTTTGAGCATGAGAATTTATACTCATTTCTTAGATCTTTATATGATATTCATTTAGAGATGGTGAAAAAATTTCCAGGAGCAAAACCACCATTAATAAGCATAGAACCAATATCAGATAGAAAAGCTATTTTTACATATAAATCAAATAGAGAAATGTTTGATTATGCTTTTGGACTTATTGACGGAAGCGCAGAGTTTTTCAAGGAGAAATTGAACATAAAAGAGATAGAAAGAAAATCAGGATTTTTAAAACTCGAATTTAACTTTGAAAAAGACATTTATTATAAAAAAGTTTATAATTTTAACAAATTATTATCTTTCGGTTTTGTAAAGAGTATTCCTGCAAAAGTTGGAATATTTACAATAATAATATCAATTATTAGTAATATATTTTTAATAGGAGTAAAAAATATTCCGGTATTTTTATTAGCAACTATAATTCCTCCAGTAGCATCTGCTTTAGCAGTATCTTTGCTTATGAGACCTAAGGATTTAATAAAAGAAGAAATAAAAATAATTAATGATAACAATTATACAGAAGAAAAGAGAATAGTTACAGGAGACTTTTTTGAAGATATATTTGAACTTTTAAAAGAACATAGGAATGTAATTAGAGCTGATTTTACAAATTTTAAAGGTGTTACAGATGAAATGAATACATTTGTAGCAAATATTAACAACATATCTGATTCTATGAAAGCAACTTCAGAAGATATTTCTGGAGTAGTGGAACAGATGGCAGATGGAGCTGTAAGTCAAGCCGAAATGACTCAAGAAGCGGCTTCTGCATTAAATAATAATGTTGAAACTTTAAAAAATATTGTAGATAGTGAAAACAACAATAAAGAGGAGCTTGAAAAAGCTGTTCATAAGATCAATAACAGTTATGAAAATGTAGAAAACTCAAGTAAGAATATTTTTGAAACTTTACAAAAATTCCAAGAGGTAAAGAATAAAGGAATAGAATTAGAAGAAAAGGCTAAAAATATTAATAATATAGTTTCTATAGTTTCTGGAATCTCTGAGCAAACAAATCTTTTGGCTTTAAATGCGTCTATTGAGGCTGCTCGTGCAGGAGAAGCAGGAAGAGGATTTACTGTTGTAGCTGAGGAAGTAAGAGAACTTGCAGAGGAAACACAAAATGCCGTTAAAGATATAAATCAAAATTTAGCAGAGTTTGTAAGTGAAATAAAGCTTTTGGTAGAGAAAATAGGAAATCAATATAATGTATTAGAAAATGAGACAATAAGTTTAGAAAAGGTTAGAGATATAAGCTTAGATGCAGCTAATTCTATTCAAGAAGTATCTTCCACAATGATAAAAACGATCAATGATTTAGATAAGGAATCAGGATATATTCTAAAAATTTCTGATAATATTGAATCTTTATCAGCTATTGCAGAAGAAAATTCTGCATCTTCAGAAGAAGTAAGCGCTAGTGTATCAAGTTATACTAGTGAAATAAAAAATTTAATAGGAAATATATCTAATTTCAAGAAAACAACTGAAGAATTTAAAAATGAACTTAGCAAGTACAAAATTTAA
- a CDS encoding phosphatase PAP2 family protein — protein MQREWEESDYQVRSIIKKGILMATIPVTSILYPTLNVYREDINVMKMPIDNIISFNKYFVIPYVGWYAYIFFFLLLLCILDSDEYFKLLIALNIGLLICYVIYYFYPTYVARPTIEDKDIFSRLVLWVYGRDNPYNCMPSIHVLNSMLVLLFVNNSSKISSFFKMTTDIITILISLSTMFIKQHYFIDVIVSIGLSLALFYSINWIWAFIKDKNEKVKI, from the coding sequence ATGCAACGTGAGTGGGAAGAAAGTGATTATCAAGTACGAAGTATTATAAAAAAAGGTATCTTAATGGCTACTATTCCTGTTACAAGCATCTTATACCCAACGTTAAATGTATATAGAGAAGATATAAATGTTATGAAAATGCCTATAGATAATATTATTTCATTTAATAAGTATTTTGTTATACCATATGTAGGATGGTATGCCTATATATTCTTCTTCTTGCTTTTGCTTTGTATATTAGATTCTGATGAATATTTTAAATTATTAATAGCTTTAAATATAGGATTATTAATTTGCTATGTAATTTATTATTTTTATCCTACCTATGTTGCAAGACCTACTATTGAAGATAAAGATATTTTTAGTAGATTAGTGCTATGGGTATATGGAAGAGATAATCCTTATAATTGTATGCCAAGTATACATGTCTTAAATTCTATGCTAGTTTTGTTGTTTGTAAATAATTCTAGTAAGATTAGCTCGTTTTTTAAGATGACAACAGATATAATAACTATTTTAATAAGTTTGTCTACTATGTTTATAAAACAGCACTACTTTATAGATGTTATCGTATCTATAGGATTATCATTAGCATTATTTTATTCAATAAATTGGATATGGGCATTTATTAAAGATAAGAATGAAAAGGTAAAAATTTAA
- a CDS encoding transporter, which yields MKKYLSLSFQLAAVFIGTIVGAGLASGEEITLFFSRYGCKSFIGLLICMLIYVIMGFIIIHISTKYNLNSYNEFIRLVSPGFLGQVTDILTSIFLLSGSAIILAGSGALISQFFHVSKWIGIILMCCLSIYILLKDTEGLLEINSFIVPCLIIIITTIFILFIGLSKDIVNIPYIMNIADSKYNWFISTLLYAGFNIISCSGVLVPLSSEIKSKTPLKLGVLLGSIVLTVIAFMINLMLMLNIPNIFQYDIPLLYIADRFGKLIQILLLCVMWLEMFSTEVSDIYSLGKTIENVFNIPYKKSVILIILIAIPISQLGFVNLITYVYPAFGAISFVFIIQCIIFYFKQKSTN from the coding sequence ATGAAAAAATATTTAAGTTTAAGTTTTCAATTAGCTGCTGTATTCATTGGCACTATAGTCGGCGCCGGTCTTGCTTCTGGAGAAGAAATAACATTATTCTTTTCAAGATATGGTTGCAAAAGCTTTATAGGCTTACTAATATGCATGTTAATTTATGTGATTATGGGATTTATAATAATACATATAAGTACTAAGTATAATTTAAATTCCTATAACGAATTCATTAGATTAGTAAGTCCTGGTTTTTTAGGACAAGTAACAGATATATTAACAAGTATTTTTCTTTTAAGTGGTTCTGCAATAATCTTAGCTGGAAGTGGAGCCTTGATAAGTCAGTTTTTTCATGTATCTAAATGGATAGGGATAATATTGATGTGTTGTCTTTCCATATATATACTATTAAAAGACACAGAAGGATTGTTAGAAATAAATTCATTTATAGTTCCTTGTTTAATAATAATCATAACCACCATATTTATTTTGTTTATAGGATTATCAAAAGATATAGTAAATATTCCATACATAATGAATATAGCTGACTCAAAATATAATTGGTTTATTTCTACTCTTTTATATGCAGGCTTCAATATAATATCCTGTAGCGGTGTACTAGTTCCTTTAAGTTCAGAAATAAAATCAAAAACTCCTTTAAAGCTTGGAGTTCTTTTAGGTTCCATAGTACTTACTGTAATAGCATTTATGATTAATCTTATGCTAATGCTTAATATTCCAAATATATTTCAATACGACATTCCTCTTTTGTATATTGCAGATCGTTTTGGAAAACTAATTCAAATATTACTGCTTTGTGTAATGTGGCTAGAAATGTTTTCTACTGAAGTTTCTGATATATACAGTTTAGGTAAAACCATTGAAAATGTATTTAATATTCCTTATAAAAAATCAGTTATTCTAATCATTTTAATAGCGATACCTATATCTCAACTTGGATTTGTAAATCTAATAACGTATGTATATCCTGCTTTTGGCGCTATAAGTTTTGTTTTTATAATACAATGCATTATATTTTATTTCAAACAAAAATCCACTAATTAA
- a CDS encoding TIGR01212 family radical SAM protein (This family includes YhcC from E. coli K-12, an uncharacterized radical SAM protein.), whose translation MKRTWGDKRYYSLNYFLRNRFGEKVFKISLDAGFSCPNRDGTISHGGCVYCSERGSGDFAGDRNFSISSQFEDIKLMMNKKWKSGKYIAYFQAYTNTYDSIDRLKEKYDEAVRQNGVVALAIATRPDCLSEEVIELISSYNNKVYTWVELGLQTANEEIAKVINRGYTLDVFEDALSRLRKRNIDVVVHTILGLPGEEEEDIINTIRYLSHKDIQGIKLHLLHLLKGTPLVKLYAEGKLTFFSQDEYIDLICKLITLIPQNIVIHRLTGDAPRNLLIEPVWSLKKWEILNAIDKKLEEEDLYQGKCYQ comes from the coding sequence ATGAAAAGAACTTGGGGAGATAAAAGATATTATTCTTTAAATTATTTTTTAAGAAATAGATTTGGAGAAAAGGTATTTAAAATATCATTAGATGCAGGTTTCTCATGTCCTAATAGAGATGGAACTATAAGTCATGGAGGCTGTGTTTATTGTAGTGAGAGAGGTTCAGGAGATTTTGCAGGAGACAGAAATTTTTCTATTTCTAGTCAATTTGAAGATATTAAATTAATGATGAATAAAAAGTGGAAAAGTGGAAAATATATAGCTTATTTCCAAGCTTATACAAATACTTATGATAGTATTGACAGGTTAAAAGAGAAATATGATGAAGCGGTAAGGCAAAATGGAGTTGTGGCTTTGGCTATTGCTACTAGGCCTGATTGTTTGAGTGAAGAGGTTATAGAATTAATAAGTTCTTATAATAATAAAGTATATACATGGGTTGAATTGGGTCTTCAAACTGCTAATGAAGAAATAGCTAAGGTAATAAATAGAGGATATACTTTAGATGTTTTTGAAGATGCTTTATCGAGACTAAGAAAAAGGAATATTGATGTTGTTGTACACACTATTTTAGGGCTGCCAGGAGAAGAGGAAGAAGATATAATAAATACTATAAGATATCTATCACATAAAGATATACAGGGAATTAAGCTACATCTCCTTCATTTACTTAAGGGAACTCCTTTAGTTAAATTGTATGCGGAAGGCAAATTGACATTTTTTAGTCAAGATGAATACATAGACTTAATTTGTAAGCTTATAACACTTATTCCGCAAAACATTGTTATACATAGGTTAACAGGAGATGCTCCAAGAAATCTTTTAATTGAACCTGTATGGAGCTTAAAAAAATGGGAAATTTTAAATGCAATAGATAAAAAGTTGGAAGAAGAAGATTTGTATCAAGGGAAGTGTTACCAATAA
- a CDS encoding HAD family phosphatase, which yields MLNNIKAAIFDMDGTLIDSMWVWTKIDIDFLKKRNLECPKNLKSKIEHLSFEQTAIYFKKNFNLEESIQEIMDEWNDMAFKEYKLNVKLKYGAKKYLDILKSAGIRIGLATSNCTLLLETGLKVNGIYEYFDVITTTDEVSRGKQFPDVYLLTAQKLGVKPEECIVFEDILPAIIGAKAAGMKVVGIHDEYSKNQEKDMISVADKYIYEYSELIKAI from the coding sequence ATGTTAAATAATATAAAAGCCGCCATATTCGATATGGATGGTACTTTAATAGACTCTATGTGGGTTTGGACAAAAATAGATATAGATTTTCTAAAAAAAAGAAATTTAGAATGTCCCAAAAACTTAAAATCAAAAATAGAGCATTTGTCTTTTGAACAAACTGCTATATACTTTAAAAAAAACTTTAACTTAGAAGAAAGTATACAAGAAATTATGGATGAATGGAATGATATGGCTTTTAAGGAATATAAGCTAAACGTTAAATTAAAATACGGAGCAAAAAAATACCTAGATATATTAAAATCTGCGGGAATAAGAATAGGGCTTGCTACTAGCAATTGTACACTACTCCTTGAAACTGGCTTAAAAGTAAATGGTATATATGAGTATTTTGATGTGATTACAACCACCGATGAAGTCTCTCGCGGCAAACAATTTCCTGATGTTTACTTATTAACAGCTCAAAAACTTGGTGTAAAACCAGAAGAATGTATTGTCTTTGAAGATATTTTACCCGCTATAATCGGTGCTAAAGCTGCTGGCATGAAAGTAGTCGGAATACATGATGAGTATTCTAAAAATCAAGAAAAAGATATGATAAGTGTAGCTGATAAATATATTTATGAATATTCAGAATTAATTAAAGCTATCTAG
- a CDS encoding phosphatase PAP2 family protein produces MNTFLKRIEKKDIAILKSINNSLSCKILDFIMTPITYLGSLSFSILFCIFTIINPNKTIHNLGISTCITLAFSASMVQIIKTSVSRIRPFLKVTNLNIKKIGIDKHSFPSGHTTAAFSIAITTSFFYHNHVIMYIGLAVMVGISRIYLGVHYPTDVLAGMFLGSLCSFLVYTFI; encoded by the coding sequence TTGAATACTTTTTTAAAGAGAATTGAAAAAAAAGATATTGCTATTTTAAAATCAATAAACAATTCACTAAGTTGCAAAATTTTAGATTTCATAATGACTCCTATTACCTATTTGGGTTCTCTGTCATTTTCAATTTTATTCTGTATATTTACTATAATCAATCCTAACAAAACCATTCACAATTTAGGAATAAGTACTTGCATAACCTTAGCTTTTAGTGCCTCAATGGTTCAAATAATAAAAACTTCTGTTAGCAGAATACGTCCTTTTTTAAAAGTAACTAATTTAAATATAAAAAAAATAGGAATAGATAAGCACTCATTTCCTTCTGGACATACTACTGCTGCTTTTTCAATAGCTATTACAACCTCATTTTTTTATCATAACCATGTAATTATGTATATAGGGCTTGCTGTTATGGTTGGTATATCTAGAATATATCTAGGCGTTCATTATCCAACTGATGTATTAGCTGGAATGTTTTTAGGCAGCCTTTGCTCATTTTTAGTCTATACTTTTATATAA
- a CDS encoding [Fe-Fe] hydrogenase large subunit C-terminal domain-containing protein, whose translation MNTDYKELFSSLVKAYYKENFEETVSKLISNDSIDKNYLSNLVSSLCGVDVQYDSNYIDHLKNAIANYEIHHKVVHKIRDCSMDCADSTGKTLCQKSCPFNAILLDKYTHKTYISNDKCTDCGFCVEACPTGSIIDKVEFMPLIDLLNKKATVIAAVAPSIIGQFGEDVTIHQLRTAFKQLGFTDMVEVAFFADILTIKEAVEFNHLVKTKDDFMITSCCCPMWIGMLQKVYNNLLDHVSPSVSPMIASGKVLKTLNPNCKVVFIGPCIAKKAEAKEKDLIGIIDYVLTFQELKDIFNALNINPKDLKEDISTEYASREGRIYARTGGVSMAITEAIHRLFPEKSKFLKTVKGDGIKECRNILDKLQKKEIDANFIEGMGCIKGCVGGPKVNIDREKGQELVDKFAENSEVKISLDNECMDKVLKQLGINSVEDLSVKEKVNIFKRNL comes from the coding sequence ATGAATACTGATTATAAAGAATTATTTAGTTCTTTAGTAAAAGCATATTACAAAGAAAATTTTGAAGAAACTGTTTCCAAATTAATATCAAATGATTCTATTGATAAAAACTATTTAAGTAATCTAGTTTCTTCCCTTTGCGGAGTAGATGTTCAATATGATAGTAATTATATTGATCATTTAAAAAATGCTATAGCTAATTATGAGATACATCATAAAGTAGTTCATAAAATAAGAGATTGTTCCATGGATTGCGCAGATTCTACTGGTAAAACACTTTGTCAAAAATCTTGTCCCTTTAATGCAATACTTTTAGATAAATATACACATAAAACTTATATTAGTAATGATAAATGTACTGACTGTGGCTTTTGTGTAGAAGCATGTCCAACAGGCAGTATTATTGATAAAGTAGAATTCATGCCTCTTATAGACTTATTAAATAAAAAAGCTACGGTAATTGCCGCAGTTGCTCCTTCAATAATAGGTCAATTTGGAGAAGATGTAACTATTCATCAACTTAGAACGGCTTTTAAACAACTTGGCTTTACAGATATGGTTGAAGTGGCATTTTTTGCAGATATATTAACTATTAAAGAGGCCGTAGAATTTAATCATCTTGTAAAAACAAAAGATGACTTTATGATTACCTCATGCTGCTGTCCTATGTGGATAGGCATGTTACAGAAAGTATATAATAATCTATTAGACCATGTATCCCCTTCTGTCTCTCCTATGATTGCATCTGGAAAAGTTTTAAAAACTCTAAATCCTAATTGTAAAGTTGTTTTTATCGGACCTTGTATTGCTAAAAAAGCTGAAGCAAAAGAAAAGGATTTAATAGGTATCATAGACTATGTTTTAACATTTCAAGAACTTAAAGACATATTTAATGCTTTAAACATAAATCCCAAGGATCTTAAAGAAGATATTTCAACAGAATATGCTTCAAGAGAAGGTAGAATATATGCTCGTACTGGTGGGGTTTCTATGGCAATCACCGAAGCAATCCATCGTCTTTTTCCAGAAAAATCTAAATTTTTGAAAACAGTAAAAGGAGACGGTATTAAAGAATGTAGAAATATACTAGATAAACTACAAAAAAAAGAAATCGACGCAAATTTTATAGAAGGAATGGGTTGTATTAAAGGATGTGTTGGAGGTCCTAAAGTAAATATTGATAGAGAAAAAGGCCAAGAATTAGTTGATAAATTTGCTGAAAACTCAGAAGTTAAAATTTCTTTGGACAATGAATGTATGGATAAAGTTCTCAAACAGCTAGGTATTAATTCTGTTGAAGATTTATCTGTAAAAGAAAAAGTCAATATTTTCAAACGAAACTTATAA
- a CDS encoding metal ABC transporter ATP-binding protein: MKDIIEINEVSVYYDKFCALNNVNLKVKEKEFLAILGPNGGGKSTLLKLILGFKEPKCGKIKVLNNKPKDARNNIGYVPQSSKFDKEFPINVEDVVLMGKLNNKVSPFFRFTNKDKEKAYGVMEKLDIYNLKDRQIGQLSGGQLQRVLIARALVLQPKILLLDEPTASLDAQAKIDIYNLLRDLNRNITIVLVTHDIEIISNYATNIVCINKELYYSGEIEKDTEISTNFFKCPTNFIEHMNAKQYSKTLYGGI, translated from the coding sequence ATGAAAGATATAATTGAAATAAATGAAGTAAGCGTGTATTATGATAAATTTTGTGCTTTAAATAATGTAAATTTAAAAGTAAAGGAAAAGGAGTTCTTGGCTATTTTAGGCCCTAATGGCGGAGGGAAAAGTACTCTATTAAAACTTATATTAGGATTTAAGGAACCCAAATGCGGCAAGATAAAAGTATTAAATAATAAGCCTAAGGATGCTAGAAATAACATAGGATACGTTCCTCAATCTTCAAAGTTTGACAAGGAATTTCCTATTAATGTTGAGGATGTAGTTTTAATGGGAAAATTAAATAATAAGGTTAGTCCCTTTTTTAGATTTACTAATAAAGATAAAGAAAAAGCTTATGGAGTTATGGAAAAACTTGATATATATAATTTAAAAGATAGACAGATAGGGCAGCTATCAGGAGGACAGCTTCAAAGAGTATTGATTGCTAGAGCACTTGTATTACAACCTAAAATTTTACTTTTAGATGAGCCTACAGCAAGTTTAGATGCTCAAGCTAAGATAGATATATATAATTTGTTAAGAGATCTTAATCGAAATATAACTATAGTATTAGTTACACATGATATAGAGATAATTTCTAATTATGCTACAAACATAGTTTGTATAAATAAAGAATTGTACTATTCTGGTGAAATTGAAAAAGATACTGAAATCAGCACAAATTTTTTTAAGTGTCCTACAAATTTTATAGAGCATATGAATGCCAAACAATATTCTAAAACCTTATACGGAGGAATCTAA
- a CDS encoding metal ABC transporter permease, translating to MINAFIQYAFIRHAVFGIVLASIVCGIIGTIIIEKKLVMMSGGIAHTAFGGIGMGYFLGIEPIIGALIFSILSSLGIAKINRGSNTNSDTLTAMFWSLGMALGILFIAFTPGYPPDMTSYLFGDVLKVSKLDIKVMIIINILVVFIITMFFNYFKFYLFDEEFTSVLGINTIFFEYVLYILIACTIVVLIRVVGIILVIALLTVPPAIVKQFTYDLKKIMIISIILGAIFGLTGLVFSYYFNIASGASIIIFAVGSYMITYFINYSLKKCHN from the coding sequence ATGATTAATGCATTTATACAATATGCCTTTATACGACATGCTGTATTTGGAATTGTTCTTGCAAGTATAGTATGTGGAATAATTGGTACGATTATAATAGAAAAAAAGTTAGTAATGATGAGTGGTGGAATAGCTCATACTGCTTTTGGCGGAATAGGTATGGGATATTTTTTAGGAATAGAACCTATTATAGGAGCACTTATTTTTTCAATTCTATCTTCACTTGGTATTGCAAAAATAAACAGAGGAAGTAATACTAATTCAGATACACTAACAGCTATGTTTTGGTCTCTTGGAATGGCTCTTGGAATATTATTTATAGCTTTTACCCCAGGATACCCTCCGGACATGACATCTTATTTATTTGGTGACGTTTTAAAAGTTTCAAAATTGGATATAAAAGTTATGATTATAATTAATATACTAGTAGTGTTTATAATTACAATGTTTTTTAATTATTTCAAGTTTTATTTATTTGATGAGGAATTTACAAGTGTTTTAGGAATTAACACTATTTTTTTTGAATATGTACTATATATTCTTATTGCTTGTACAATAGTAGTTTTAATAAGAGTTGTAGGAATAATATTAGTAATAGCATTACTTACTGTCCCACCAGCTATTGTAAAACAATTTACTTATGATTTAAAGAAAATTATGATTATATCTATAATTTTAGGAGCTATATTTGGATTAACAGGATTAGTATTTTCTTATTACTTTAATATAGCTTCAGGAGCCTCTATAATTATTTTTGCTGTAGGAAGTTACATGATTACTTATTTCATAAATTATAGTTTGAAAAAATGTCATAATTGA
- a CDS encoding alanine racemase encodes MNLWCDIDKNLLNENIKRIKELTNKPLISVVKSNGYGLGIKNVSKAIEENIDVFAVASLEEAKALDTNKDILIMTPVCTLSEIHRNNYIYTVDSTNDIDLFNGDITYRVHIYIDTGMNRLGLSYSEVYKIIKKIKEEKNNIIIEGIYTHLHNTNNIKKTMRQIDILKELYNSMPEIKHWHCLNSKGILIEKLREYASWTTMVRAGNILYGYDGISHGFKKVFNIKAKVVKEYFIKENGYIGYGSKFKIKKGTRVGIIECGIINKFGCTLEIKNSFIINILKAIKKSFKPHNNVFYNKIALELLCTPNMNCSIISLDKIGYEIRNNIVVEIPISPILLDSSIPRILNEN; translated from the coding sequence ATGAATTTGTGGTGTGACATAGATAAAAATTTACTTAATGAAAACATAAAAAGAATTAAAGAACTTACTAATAAACCTCTTATAAGTGTAGTTAAATCAAATGGATACGGTTTAGGAATTAAAAACGTTTCTAAAGCTATAGAAGAAAATATTGATGTTTTTGCCGTAGCTTCACTTGAAGAAGCAAAAGCCTTAGATACAAATAAAGATATTTTAATAATGACTCCAGTCTGTACTTTATCAGAAATTCATCGTAATAATTATATCTATACTGTTGATAGCACAAATGATATAGATTTATTTAATGGAGACATTACATATAGAGTTCATATATACATAGATACTGGAATGAATAGGTTAGGATTATCTTACAGCGAAGTGTATAAAATAATAAAAAAAATTAAAGAAGAAAAAAACAACATCATTATAGAAGGAATATATACTCATTTACATAATACAAACAATATAAAAAAAACTATGAGACAAATAGACATCCTAAAAGAGTTATATAATTCTATGCCAGAAATTAAACATTGGCATTGTTTAAACTCTAAAGGTATTTTAATAGAAAAATTACGTGAATATGCAAGCTGGACAACGATGGTTAGAGCAGGAAATATCCTATATGGATATGATGGTATTTCTCATGGCTTCAAAAAAGTATTTAATATTAAAGCAAAAGTAGTAAAAGAATATTTTATAAAAGAGAATGGATATATTGGATATGGATCAAAGTTTAAAATAAAAAAGGGAACTAGGGTTGGAATAATTGAATGTGGTATCATCAATAAATTTGGATGCACTTTAGAAATAAAAAATAGTTTTATAATTAACATATTAAAAGCAATAAAAAAATCATTTAAACCACATAATAATGTTTTTTATAATAAAATTGCATTAGAATTATTATGCACGCCAAACATGAATTGTTCAATAATATCTTTAGATAAAATTGGATACGAAATTCGTAATAATATTGTTGTTGAAATACCTATAAGTCCAATTTTATTAGATAGTAGTATACCTAGAATTTTAAATGAAAATTGA